The segment CGCATGGATTCGGCTTCCCGACGGTTCCGAGATCTCCGTCGACGTAGATCGGCTGGAGATCGGCGACGACGTCGTCGTGCACGATCACGTGGGAGTTCCTGTGGACGGCATCGTCGTCGACGGTGATGCAGTGGTCGATCAATCCGCAATCACCGGCGAGACCCTCCCCGTCTCGATCGTGACCGGAGACCGGATTCACGCCGGATCCGTTGTCGTCCGTGGACGCATAGTCATCCGCGCGTCTGCGGTAGGCCGCGATACGACGATCGGCCGCATCATCTCTCGCGTAGAGGAGGCACAGGAAGATCGCGCTCCGATTCAGACTGTGGGAGAGAACTTCTCACGACGCTTCGTACCCGCGTCGTTCATCCTGTCGGGCCTCACCCTCCTGGTCACCCGGGATGTCCGACGAGCGATGACCATGCTGCTCGTCGCGTGCCCGTGTGCGGTGGGTCTGTCGACTCCGACGGCCATCAGCGCTGCCATCGGAAACGGTGCTCGCCGAGGGATTCTCATCAAGGGTGGGTCTCATCTGGAACAAGCAGGCAGGGTCGATGCCTTCGTGTTCGACAAGACCGGAACCCTCACCGTCGGACGCCCCGTCGTCACCAATGTCGTGTCTTTCCAGGACGACTGGGAGCCGGAGCAGGTTCTGGCGTATGCCGCGAGTTCCGAGATCCACTCTCGGCATCCCCTTGCCGAGGCCGTGATTCGCAGCACCGAAGAACGCCACATCGTAATTCCTCCGCACGAGGAGTGCGAAGTGCTCGTCGGCCTCGGCATGCGAACAGTCGCAGACGGTCGGACTCTGCTGCTGGGCAGTCCTTCGCTGCTGCGCGGCGAGAGCGTGGACGTGTCCGAGTATGCAGCCGATTGGGTTTCGCGACTTCAGCGTCAAGCCGAGACACCGTTGCTGCTGGCAGTGGACGGAGTGTTGGTCGGATTGATCAGCCTGCGTGACGAGGTCCGGTCGAATGCTCTGGAAGTCTTGAATGCGCTTCGCGCCGACGGTGTGGAACGGATCGTCATGCTCACCGGAGATCACCCAGAGACCGCCGCGGCCGTCGCCGCCGAACTGGGCATCGCCGAATGGCGAGCCGAGGTGATGCCCGATGACAAACTCGAAGCCGTCCGCAAGCTCCAAGAAGAGGGGTATGTCGTCGCGATGGTCGGAGACGGCACCAACGACGCTCCCGCGCTCGCCGTCGCAGATATCGGAATCGCAATGGGGTTGGCGGGCACCGATGTTGCCGTCGAAACAGCCGATGTCGCTCTCGCCAGCGACGACTTGACACGGTTGCTCGACGTTCGCGATCTCGGTCGACACTCGGTATCGGTCATCCGGCAGAACTACGGAATGTCCATCGCAGTGAACGCACTGGGCCTCGTGGTAAGCGCCGGTGGAGCACTGTCGCCGGTGCTCGCCGCGATTCTGCACAACGCGTCCTCGGTTGCAGTTGTCGGCAACAGCTCGCGACTGATCCGATACCGAATCTGATCGACACCGCCAGTCACGATGTTTCGCGCTGCAGCGCAACGCTGTTCGATAGGAGATTGAGCAGGACCACAGACGCGGCGGCCGCGCAGAGAATTGCACCGAGAACTACCGGTCCTGTGACTCCGAACCGTTCGATCGCCAGACCGCCCGCAGCAGCACCGACGGCAATCGACAGATTGAACACCATGACGTACAACGACGTGGCCTGCTCTTTCGCACCGGACGCCACTCTGAACACTGCGGTCTGCAAGACCACGGGAAGCGCCGAGTACGACAGACCCCATAGCACGACGAGCACAACGGTCGCCCACACACCCGCAGTCGGTAGGGCCGATACGGCGAGCGTGATCGCGAGAAGAACCAGGAACACGAGTTGGACCACCCCGAGTGGCGACTCGCGCGCCGCGGCCGCACCGCCGACGAAGTTGCCCAGCACACCGGCGATCCCGAACGCCAGCAACAGGGCACCGACTGACGGTATCGGAATTGCACTGTGCTGCAGGAGAAGTGGGGCTACATACGTATAGGCGGCATAGTGGCCGACCACAACCAGCGCCGTCACCCCGAGCACCGTGCGCAATCCAGGCCACCGATGAAAAGTGGACAACACGGAGCCCGAACGACTGGACATCTGCGGTGGCAACGCAGAAACCGATGCGAATACCGCACACGCTGCTCCGGCACTCAGAACGGCCAAT is part of the Rhodococcus sp. SBT000017 genome and harbors:
- a CDS encoding MFS transporter, which encodes MPDTTLPEDALPTSHRQWAGVWAMSVAVFAVTATEMVPVGLLPAISSEFGVTTGLAGLTVTAFGLAAGLTAPAVTSWTKTVDRRVLVLSILGIFVLGNTATVLVDSYWQLIGVRVLMGFAHGLMWSIAATVAVRSVSPQFAERATAIVLSGIAAALVLGLPIGTAMGERWGWSAPFVGLAVLSAGAACAVFASVSALPPQMSSRSGSVLSTFHRWPGLRTVLGVTALVVVGHYAAYTYVAPLLLQHSAIPIPSVGALLLAFGIAGVLGNFVGGAAAARESPLGVVQLVFLVLLAITLAVSALPTAGVWATVVLVVLWGLSYSALPVVLQTAVFRVASGAKEQATSLYVMVFNLSIAVGAAAGGLAIERFGVTGPVVLGAILCAAAASVVLLNLLSNSVALQRETS
- a CDS encoding cation-translocating P-type ATPase, whose amino-acid sequence is MTTLVEDTIDTAPDRADGIEILSDAAGRMRLRVDWLRSSPGRAVAVEDHVDKIRGVRAVHAYPRTASVVVWYSRSRIDRAELFEALNAGRTTDWALVPVRSPRSADVTSGDVLRMTIGGAALVLLGFRRYAFRRPPILGPTSRVVATGATIFTGYPFLKGALRSLAGNRTAGTDALVSAATVASLVLRENVVALTVLWLLNIGEYLQELTLKRTRRAISDLLTGTQDTAWIRLPDGSEISVDVDRLEIGDDVVVHDHVGVPVDGIVVDGDAVVDQSAITGETLPVSIVTGDRIHAGSVVVRGRIVIRASAVGRDTTIGRIISRVEEAQEDRAPIQTVGENFSRRFVPASFILSGLTLLVTRDVRRAMTMLLVACPCAVGLSTPTAISAAIGNGARRGILIKGGSHLEQAGRVDAFVFDKTGTLTVGRPVVTNVVSFQDDWEPEQVLAYAASSEIHSRHPLAEAVIRSTEERHIVIPPHEECEVLVGLGMRTVADGRTLLLGSPSLLRGESVDVSEYAADWVSRLQRQAETPLLLAVDGVLVGLISLRDEVRSNALEVLNALRADGVERIVMLTGDHPETAAAVAAELGIAEWRAEVMPDDKLEAVRKLQEEGYVVAMVGDGTNDAPALAVADIGIAMGLAGTDVAVETADVALASDDLTRLLDVRDLGRHSVSVIRQNYGMSIAVNALGLVVSAGGALSPVLAAILHNASSVAVVGNSSRLIRYRI